In Bradyrhizobium sp. 195, the sequence GCTACCCGACCCGGAAGGTGCTCGACAACATCCATTTGTCGTTCTACCCGGACGCCAAGATCGGCGTGCTCGGCGTCAACGGCTCGGGCAAGTCGACGCTGCTCAAGATCATGGCCGGCCTCGACAAGGAGTATAACGGCGAGGCCTGGGTCGCGCAGGGCGCCCGCGTCGGCTATCTCGAGCAGGAGCCGCATCTCGATCCGGCACTCAGCGTGCGCGAGAACGTGATGCTGGGCGTCGCCAAGCAGAAGGCCATCCTCGATCGCTACAATGAGCTGGCGATGAACTACTCCGAGGAAACCGCCGACGAGATGACCAAGCTGCAGGACGAGATCGAGGCCCAGGGCCTCTGGGATCTCGACAGCAAGGTCGACCAGGCCATGGACGCGCTGCGCTGCCCGCCCGACGATGCCGACGTGACGAAGCTCTCCGGTGGTGAGCGTCGCCGCGTCGCGCTGTGCAAGCTGCTGCTCGATCAGCCCGAACTGCTGCTGCTGGACGAGCCGACCAACCATCTCGACGCCGAGTCGGTGTCGTGGCTCGAAGGCCATTTGCGCACCTATCCCGGCGCGATCCTGATCGTGACCCACGATCGCTACTTCCTCGACAACGTCACGAGCTGGATCCTCGAGCTCGACCGCGGCAAGGGGATTCCCTACGAGGGCAATTACTCGTCCTGGCTGGTGCAGAAGCAGAAGCGGCTGGAGCAGGAGGGACGCGAGGACGCCGCGCACCAGAAGACGATCGCCCGCGAGCAGGAATGGGTCGCGTCCTCGCCGAAGGCGCGCCAGGCCAAGTCGAAGGCGCGCTATCAGCGCTACGAGGAGCTGCTCAAGCAGGCGAGCGAGAAGCAGACCCAGACCGCGCAGATCATCATCCCCGTCGCCGAGCGGCTCGGCGCCAACGTGGTCGATTTCGAAGGCCTCAGCAAAGGCTACGGCGATCGCCTCTTGATCGACGATCTCACCTTCAAGCTGCCGCCTGGCGGCATCGTCGGTGTGATCGGCGCCAACGGCGCCGGCAAGACCACCCTGTTC encodes:
- the ettA gene encoding energy-dependent translational throttle protein EttA encodes the protein MARQFIYFMQGLTKSYPTRKVLDNIHLSFYPDAKIGVLGVNGSGKSTLLKIMAGLDKEYNGEAWVAQGARVGYLEQEPHLDPALSVRENVMLGVAKQKAILDRYNELAMNYSEETADEMTKLQDEIEAQGLWDLDSKVDQAMDALRCPPDDADVTKLSGGERRRVALCKLLLDQPELLLLDEPTNHLDAESVSWLEGHLRTYPGAILIVTHDRYFLDNVTSWILELDRGKGIPYEGNYSSWLVQKQKRLEQEGREDAAHQKTIAREQEWVASSPKARQAKSKARYQRYEELLKQASEKQTQTAQIIIPVAERLGANVVDFEGLSKGYGDRLLIDDLTFKLPPGGIVGVIGANGAGKTTLFKMITKQEQPDNGTITVGETVHLGYVDQSRDALDGSKNVWEEISGGNELILLGKKEVNSRGYCSSFNFKGADQQKKVGALSGGERNRVHLAKMLKSGANVLLLDEPTNDLDVDTLRALEEALEDFAGCAVIISHDRWFLDRIATHILAFEGDSHVEWFEGNFQDYEKDKMRRLGQDSIIPHRVKYKKLTR